From Spirochaetota bacterium, one genomic window encodes:
- a CDS encoding putative glycoside hydrolase — MAYKAKIVKLVIILGILLVFILQWHKFIYVANYIKGYYITIKDSLFTSDTVSIIYPTRFFNYKRPYHQAPRVLLHCGNMLLYTAPKEERVSDIAQKLIGYTYYYRASHLHNAIVTLNALTSKTVSAGSVIVIPHPLPFITIDLSKKSMTQIPYIKGVYYSGNSLASNKMLRQLSELKQAGINAVVFDVKDVCGTVNYKSHVPMVVELNTHEKRPVDDVVTLIRNFKELDLYVIARIAVFRDHLLVAKSPDMAIKSKRTGGIWNQGSKELWVDPTKQSVWDYNIALACEIATLGADEIQFDYIRFPTTGDLSDAGYAYDFGKKTKVETITEFLAKAKNELHKLNTAVSIDIFGVAAWQKEEDVNKLGQKIELLARNCDVISPMLYPSHFNDNFDGYANPGDQPYYFIATGNKKVQAIAPHILIRPWLQAFKWRVSYYDEDYILAQVKACIETNTYGYLFWNASNDYTIVYKAFMKKNNGIQKTKGKSK; from the coding sequence ATGGCATATAAGGCTAAAATCGTCAAGCTTGTTATTATTCTGGGTATTCTTCTTGTTTTTATCCTCCAGTGGCATAAGTTTATATATGTAGCAAATTATATTAAAGGATATTATATAACCATCAAAGATTCACTTTTTACATCTGACACGGTTTCAATTATCTATCCAACACGTTTCTTCAATTATAAGCGCCCTTACCATCAAGCACCCCGTGTACTTCTTCACTGCGGCAATATGCTTCTCTATACAGCACCAAAAGAAGAACGGGTTAGTGACATAGCACAAAAGTTGATTGGGTATACCTATTATTACCGGGCATCACATCTTCACAATGCAATTGTAACGCTCAATGCCTTAACATCTAAAACAGTTAGTGCAGGTTCAGTTATTGTGATACCGCATCCTTTACCTTTTATAACCATAGACCTTTCCAAAAAGTCAATGACGCAAATACCCTATATAAAAGGTGTTTACTATTCAGGCAACAGTTTAGCAAGCAACAAAATGTTGCGGCAGCTTTCTGAGTTAAAACAGGCAGGAATAAACGCAGTTGTGTTTGATGTAAAGGATGTATGCGGCACAGTAAATTATAAAAGCCATGTACCCATGGTAGTTGAACTGAATACCCATGAAAAGCGTCCTGTTGATGATGTAGTTACTCTCATACGAAACTTCAAGGAACTTGACCTGTATGTCATTGCACGCATCGCCGTGTTCCGTGATCACCTTCTGGTAGCAAAAAGCCCTGATATGGCTATAAAGTCAAAACGCACGGGTGGAATATGGAATCAGGGTTCAAAGGAATTATGGGTTGATCCAACAAAACAAAGTGTATGGGATTATAATATAGCACTGGCCTGTGAAATTGCCACATTGGGTGCCGACGAGATACAATTTGATTATATACGGTTTCCCACTACAGGGGACCTGTCAGATGCAGGGTATGCGTATGACTTTGGAAAAAAAACAAAAGTGGAAACCATAACTGAATTTTTGGCAAAAGCAAAAAATGAATTGCATAAGCTCAATACCGCAGTTTCTATTGACATCTTTGGTGTTGCTGCATGGCAAAAAGAAGAAGACGTCAATAAGTTAGGGCAAAAAATTGAACTACTGGCACGTAACTGTGATGTAATCTCGCCTATGCTGTATCCTTCTCACTTCAATGACAATTTTGATGGATATGCAAACCCTGGCGACCAACCATATTACTTTATTGCAACCGGGAACAAAAAGGTGCAGGCGATAGCTCCTCATATACTAATCCGCCCGTGGTTACAAGCTTTCAAATGGCGTGTCAGTTATTATGATGAAGACTACATACTTGCTCAGGTTAAAGCATGCATCGAAACCAATACCTATGGGTACCTGTTCTGGAATGCATCCAATGACTATACGATAGTGTATAAAGCTTTTATGAAAAAGAATAACGGAATTCAAAAAACAAAGGGGAAAAGCAAGTGA
- a CDS encoding ABC transporter permease yields MVQIIKKNIFIIVQKVNGIIRGIADFNTYMKAIVRSFRSLRYLKIRSLYTIAVNQTRFTGIDALPLVSWIALLLGATVIIQATTNFPKYGIESFIGNLLVIIIARELGPLVTALIVVARSGSAIAAEIATQTQNREILSLELMGIDTRMYIILPRIVASFAAIFTLIIIFDVIAFFGGYLIALTSVYIPMGTFTQTLLDAFTFNDLLVTITKSIIYGVLIPLICCYYGLKPKSSFEIPIFVSKAVIRTLLVIFIINAVISVLFYF; encoded by the coding sequence ATGGTGCAGATTATTAAAAAAAATATTTTCATTATTGTGCAAAAGGTTAATGGAATTATACGGGGTATTGCTGATTTCAATACATACATGAAAGCTATTGTTCGTTCTTTTCGTTCATTGCGCTATCTTAAAATTCGGTCACTATATACAATAGCGGTTAATCAAACACGATTTACTGGCATAGATGCGCTGCCACTGGTTTCATGGATTGCGCTATTATTAGGAGCGACAGTTATTATTCAGGCAACCACCAATTTCCCCAAATACGGAATTGAAAGCTTTATTGGCAATCTTTTGGTTATTATCATTGCCCGAGAGCTTGGTCCACTGGTTACCGCTTTAATTGTGGTAGCACGATCAGGCTCTGCGATAGCTGCTGAAATTGCCACCCAAACCCAGAACAGAGAGATACTGTCTCTGGAGCTTATGGGAATTGATACACGAATGTATATTATATTGCCACGAATCGTCGCTTCATTTGCTGCCATTTTTACACTAATCATTATTTTTGATGTAATTGCTTTTTTTGGTGGGTATCTGATAGCACTGACCAGCGTCTATATTCCCATGGGAACATTTACACAGACATTGCTGGATGCATTTACTTTCAATGATTTACTGGTAACTATCACCAAGAGTATTATATATGGAGTTCTCATTCCTCTTATTTGCTGTTATTATGGTTTAAAGCCAAAGTCAAGCTTTGAAATTCCAATTTTTGTTTCCAAAGCTGTCATACGCACGTTGTTAGTTATTTTTATCATTAATGCGGTAATTTCAGTCTTATTTTATTTTTAA
- a CDS encoding TetR/AcrR family transcriptional regulator, producing the protein MSNTITDKRQQILDVAKELFATKGYSATGIREIAEKAGLSLGNFYNYFKNKEDLFKSLLDPENILMHLTQIKQMLNNNFPFNFKDILKAIKLVVDNDFHLYRLIFIDLTEFNGLYTDKILDRIIQEATTTFNTNVKNAIVGRIIKDDDYQFYIKAFIISTLSLLVIGKILPSANFNDSSDDYIAEKLSNVILHGILL; encoded by the coding sequence ATGAGCAATACAATCACTGATAAGCGGCAGCAAATTCTTGATGTAGCAAAAGAGCTTTTTGCTACAAAAGGATATTCGGCCACAGGCATACGTGAAATAGCCGAAAAGGCGGGACTGTCGCTTGGGAATTTTTATAATTATTTTAAAAATAAAGAGGATTTATTTAAAAGCCTGCTTGATCCTGAAAATATACTTATGCATCTTACTCAGATAAAGCAGATGTTAAATAACAATTTCCCCTTTAATTTTAAAGATATACTAAAGGCAATTAAATTAGTTGTGGATAATGATTTCCATCTCTACAGGCTTATATTTATTGATCTTACCGAATTTAACGGATTATACACAGATAAAATACTGGATCGCATCATTCAGGAAGCAACCACAACCTTTAATACCAATGTTAAAAACGCAATTGTAGGACGCATCATAAAAGACGATGATTACCAATTTTACATCAAAGCATTCATTATATCAACCTTGTCACTTTTGGTCATTGGAAAAATTTTACCATCTGCAAATTTTAACGATTCGTCTGATGATTATATTGCTGAAAAGCTTTCCAATGTCATATTGCATGGGATTTTGCTATGA
- a CDS encoding class I SAM-dependent methyltransferase yields the protein MIVQDKNFLHDYIKVWDDGAIKDAPFITLGLEAVLTDYYGNLLDAPPPFEVKPGEKILDLGCGWGRVLKPVRAITGDAVGLDISHQMLIAAHNHLNHHNLPTPLVRGDGTVLPFKDCSFDTVYSLLVLQHLSKENGKKVIKEIHRILKPGGKAFIRVPSRFAPENLLMAFLQLISIHIFRYKDPIRMRFYCIGEIHKICKPFRTVEITAHEFRPPWNFHTPWTWHYIIIPQRFHKRLRVLSDKIEKRANSKSPWLKHFGVTLMIKVVK from the coding sequence GTGATAGTCCAAGATAAGAATTTTTTGCATGATTATATAAAAGTGTGGGATGATGGTGCTATTAAGGACGCACCATTTATCACATTGGGGCTTGAAGCTGTACTGACCGATTACTATGGAAACCTATTAGATGCTCCACCACCGTTTGAAGTGAAACCTGGTGAAAAAATACTGGATTTAGGCTGTGGCTGGGGCCGCGTGTTAAAGCCGGTCAGGGCTATTACTGGCGATGCTGTAGGGCTTGATATCTCACACCAGATGCTCATTGCAGCACATAACCATCTAAACCATCACAATCTTCCAACGCCATTGGTCAGAGGGGATGGCACAGTATTACCATTTAAGGATTGTAGCTTTGATACAGTCTATTCGCTTCTGGTATTGCAGCATCTTTCCAAAGAAAACGGGAAAAAAGTGATAAAAGAAATACACCGTATATTAAAACCTGGCGGGAAAGCATTTATACGGGTACCTTCCCGGTTTGCTCCTGAAAATCTGTTGATGGCATTTTTGCAACTTATAAGCATCCACATATTCAGATATAAAGACCCTATCAGAATGCGCTTCTACTGTATTGGTGAGATACATAAAATCTGTAAGCCCTTCCGTACTGTAGAAATAACCGCACATGAATTCAGACCACCGTGGAACTTTCACACACCATGGACATGGCACTACATTATCATCCCACAGCGATTCCACAAGCGTCTGCGAGTGCTATCGGACAAAATAGAAAAAAGGGCAAACAGTAAAAGCCCATGGCTTAAGCACTTTGGTGTGACACTGATGATTAAAGTGGTAAAGTAA
- a CDS encoding ATP-binding cassette domain-containing protein translates to MECNEIKQLIEVKNVTIEGGKQNLRNVSFNLCLGEDVVIFGAEDSGIDYICPLLAHALENYSGEVLYKEQHIKHMDFVEVHNFRKIFGYVQRGYALISNMTVYENIALPLRYHTDLSEKEIHELVDSLIVYLHLSHCRDLRPVMLTQSEMLRTAFARAIALDPDMLLIEHPLEGQCLWNAQIFLQALQNRAFAPNKTVIVVTYQPLVYIDIATRFIMLHEGSIVFDGTKEEFETFENEYVKQFVKVLPYGPMTLR, encoded by the coding sequence ATGGAATGTAATGAAATAAAACAACTGATTGAAGTTAAAAATGTTACTATTGAAGGTGGCAAGCAAAACCTTCGTAATGTTTCATTTAATTTATGCTTGGGTGAGGATGTTGTCATCTTTGGTGCTGAGGATAGTGGTATTGATTATATTTGCCCGCTGCTTGCTCATGCTCTGGAAAATTATAGTGGTGAAGTGCTTTATAAAGAGCAACATATTAAACATATGGACTTTGTTGAGGTTCATAATTTCAGAAAGATATTTGGGTATGTACAACGTGGGTATGCGCTCATCAGTAATATGACAGTGTATGAAAATATAGCGCTGCCACTCAGGTACCACACTGATTTATCCGAAAAAGAAATTCATGAACTAGTTGATTCCCTCATTGTGTATCTTCATTTATCGCATTGCAGGGATTTACGTCCCGTTATGCTCACCCAGTCTGAGATGTTGCGGACTGCTTTTGCACGAGCTATTGCGTTGGATCCTGATATGCTTTTAATTGAACACCCTCTTGAAGGGCAATGCCTTTGGAATGCACAGATTTTTTTGCAGGCATTGCAAAACCGTGCTTTTGCACCAAATAAAACTGTTATAGTTGTCACTTATCAGCCATTAGTGTATATTGATATTGCAACGCGGTTTATCATGCTGCATGAAGGGAGTATTGTTTTTGATGGAACAAAGGAAGAATTTGAAACATTTGAAAATGAATATGTGAAACAATTTGTAAAAGTATTGCCGTATGGGCCAATGACCTTACGTTAG
- a CDS encoding long-chain fatty acid--CoA ligase, whose translation MLSDYHYNTHTVLDLFKDGVKKYGNKVLLNRHNGTHWESFTWNQVDTMVQALASYFIDLGLKPGDVVSIYSENRPEWAIADLATLSIGGIDAAIYPTNSAPEAAYILKDSSSVVCVCSSKFQTDNVLSKKSELPNLKKIIVCDDINYNDDMVITFKDAVNAGNANLHIEEIEKRTKNVKPDDVMTLIYTSGTTGDPKGVMLTHKNIMFICLTFNKVEALPEGFIHLSLLPLSHSVERTMDYYSVLERGAVIYYSRGTEYFAEELKEIRPQCDILVPRVFEKIYNGVMAKVKEMPEKKQKIFNWALSVGLQAAPYFMAAKRKPPLLALKYAIANKLIFSKLKNALGLDRVICWGAAGAPLAKEIHDFFWAMNLQVRKGYGLTETSPVLAVDGSPKLRPIKSDGWICPFPKTQIKIADDGEILAKGPQLMKGYLNKPEATKEMFTEDGWIKTGDIGVLDNEGYIKITDRKKDIIVTAGGKNIAPQVIEQRLLIHPFIEQIAIVGDARKYIVALIVPNFETLTQWAATQGISAPSNDELVKHPDVRKKYETIVNDVNQEFGKVEQIKKFTLLPQQFTQETGELTPTLKIKRKVIQKKYADIIEEMYKE comes from the coding sequence ATGCTGTCTGATTATCATTATAATACACATACTGTTTTGGACCTTTTTAAAGACGGTGTTAAGAAATATGGCAATAAAGTCTTATTAAACCGCCATAATGGCACACATTGGGAGTCATTCACCTGGAATCAGGTTGATACAATGGTTCAAGCCTTAGCATCGTACTTCATTGATCTGGGGTTAAAACCTGGGGATGTTGTATCAATCTATTCAGAAAACCGCCCTGAATGGGCAATTGCCGATTTAGCTACCCTTTCAATTGGTGGTATTGATGCAGCTATTTATCCAACAAATTCTGCACCTGAAGCAGCATACATACTGAAAGATTCTTCATCTGTTGTTTGCGTGTGTTCATCAAAATTTCAGACTGATAATGTCCTTTCTAAAAAAAGTGAACTGCCAAACTTAAAGAAAATTATTGTATGCGATGATATCAATTATAATGATGATATGGTCATCACATTTAAAGATGCAGTTAATGCTGGGAATGCAAACCTGCACATAGAGGAGATAGAAAAGCGTACAAAGAATGTAAAACCCGATGATGTAATGACATTAATCTATACATCGGGAACAACAGGCGACCCAAAAGGTGTTATGCTGACACATAAAAATATAATGTTTATATGTCTTACGTTTAACAAAGTTGAAGCTTTACCAGAAGGTTTTATACACTTATCGTTACTCCCACTATCTCATTCGGTTGAGCGTACCATGGATTACTATAGCGTGTTAGAGCGTGGAGCTGTAATTTATTATAGCCGTGGTACAGAATACTTTGCAGAAGAACTCAAGGAAATTCGACCACAATGCGATATTCTGGTTCCTCGTGTTTTTGAAAAGATTTACAACGGAGTTATGGCAAAAGTTAAAGAAATGCCTGAAAAGAAACAAAAGATTTTTAACTGGGCACTATCGGTAGGGCTTCAAGCAGCACCATACTTTATGGCAGCAAAGCGCAAACCTCCATTACTTGCACTAAAATATGCAATAGCAAACAAACTTATTTTTTCAAAACTTAAAAATGCACTTGGTCTTGACCGTGTTATCTGCTGGGGCGCTGCAGGTGCACCGCTGGCAAAAGAAATACATGATTTCTTCTGGGCAATGAATCTTCAGGTACGCAAAGGATATGGATTAACCGAAACTTCCCCCGTTCTTGCTGTTGATGGTTCGCCAAAATTGAGGCCAATTAAATCTGATGGCTGGATATGTCCTTTCCCTAAAACGCAGATAAAGATTGCTGATGACGGTGAAATCCTTGCTAAAGGCCCGCAGCTAATGAAAGGTTACCTTAATAAGCCTGAAGCTACAAAAGAAATGTTTACTGAAGATGGATGGATAAAAACAGGCGATATTGGTGTTCTTGACAATGAAGGATACATTAAAATAACTGACCGCAAAAAAGATATTATCGTCACAGCTGGTGGCAAAAATATTGCGCCACAGGTTATTGAGCAGCGCTTGCTGATTCATCCCTTTATTGAGCAGATTGCTATCGTTGGGGATGCACGAAAATACATCGTTGCCCTGATTGTGCCAAATTTTGAAACATTAACACAGTGGGCAGCCACTCAGGGAATATCAGCACCATCCAATGACGAACTGGTAAAACATCCTGATGTGCGTAAAAAATATGAAACCATAGTTAATGATGTTAATCAGGAATTTGGCAAGGTTGAACAGATTAAAAAGTTTACACTGCTACCACAGCAATTCACCCAGGAAACAGGTGAATTAACGCCTACACTCAAAATCAAACGCAAAGTTATTCAGAAAAAATATGCAGATATTATAGAAGAAATGTACAAAGAATAA
- a CDS encoding radical SAM protein produces MKVLLINPPYPFEESPSPPFGLMALAAYLEEKDIQVKIEDYIVNRFSENRAQDVMSSFAPDVVGSTGVTMNIKKALAILKVYKQINPDCITVLGGPHATFDAHNMLLHHLYIDVIVRGEGEVTFHQLLSHLYDKDAYANIEGISYRDSDNAIVHNPNRDFIADINNLPYPARHLVELSKYRALGFPINMMTSRGCPFNCIFCVGSKMVGRKVRYFETKRVVDEFAMLATMKFKQINIVDDLFTSHKSRCIEVCKEIVRRGINHPWTAFARVDTVNLELLHHMKEAGCTMLCFGIESGNQEILDKVKKKITLEKCKQAVDMCRQAGISPMTSYILGLPGETEETIKKTLEFAKELSDNYGFHVLAPFPGTEVREMKDYYGIEILTNDWDLYDANRAVSITPWVTADRINEIVDRFNGSIKAYILSLGEKQKQGQKLSQNEQELISNIRSFEIVRDMILDRLIEEFPGIENGVPVDVKKEFVEYLSQKTKFSKEEITSQVERLVQLQCIDFKYNNNKIYPVWT; encoded by the coding sequence ATGAAAGTACTGCTTATTAATCCACCATATCCGTTTGAGGAATCGCCATCACCACCGTTTGGACTTATGGCACTTGCTGCATATCTTGAAGAAAAAGATATTCAAGTAAAAATTGAGGATTATATAGTAAACAGATTTTCAGAAAACCGTGCACAGGATGTTATGTCATCATTTGCACCGGATGTTGTTGGCTCAACCGGTGTTACCATGAACATAAAAAAGGCATTGGCAATTCTAAAAGTTTATAAACAAATCAATCCCGATTGTATCACTGTACTGGGAGGCCCACATGCAACGTTTGATGCGCACAATATGTTGCTGCACCACCTGTATATAGATGTTATTGTGCGTGGTGAAGGGGAAGTGACTTTTCATCAGTTACTATCGCACCTATATGATAAAGATGCATATGCAAACATTGAAGGCATTTCATACCGCGATAGTGACAATGCGATAGTTCATAATCCCAACAGAGATTTTATCGCCGATATTAATAACCTTCCATACCCTGCGCGGCATTTAGTAGAGCTATCAAAATATAGAGCGCTTGGTTTTCCCATTAACATGATGACATCACGGGGATGCCCGTTTAATTGTATTTTTTGTGTTGGCAGCAAGATGGTGGGAAGGAAGGTACGCTATTTTGAAACAAAACGTGTTGTAGATGAATTTGCCATGCTTGCTACCATGAAATTTAAGCAGATAAATATCGTCGATGATCTTTTTACATCGCATAAAAGCCGCTGCATTGAAGTGTGCAAGGAAATTGTAAGGCGTGGCATCAATCATCCGTGGACTGCATTTGCTCGCGTTGATACAGTAAATTTAGAGTTGTTGCATCACATGAAAGAAGCTGGGTGCACCATGCTGTGCTTTGGCATTGAAAGCGGCAATCAGGAGATTCTGGATAAGGTAAAGAAAAAGATAACACTTGAGAAATGTAAGCAAGCCGTTGATATGTGCAGGCAGGCTGGCATTAGCCCCATGACGTCGTATATACTGGGTTTACCGGGCGAAACAGAAGAGACAATAAAGAAGACCCTGGAATTTGCAAAAGAGTTAAGCGATAATTACGGGTTCCATGTGCTGGCACCATTCCCTGGTACCGAAGTGCGTGAAATGAAAGATTATTACGGCATTGAGATTTTAACCAATGACTGGGATCTGTATGATGCTAACAGGGCTGTTTCGATTACACCGTGGGTTACTGCTGATAGGATTAATGAGATAGTTGATAGATTCAATGGCAGCATAAAAGCATATATTTTGTCATTGGGTGAAAAGCAAAAACAGGGTCAGAAGCTTTCACAAAATGAACAGGAGCTAATCAGCAATATACGGTCATTTGAAATAGTGCGTGACATGATATTAGACAGGCTTATTGAAGAATTTCCGGGTATAGAGAATGGGGTTCCCGTTGATGTTAAAAAAGAATTTGTTGAGTATTTATCACAAAAAACAAAATTTTCAAAGGAAGAAATAACAAGCCAGGTTGAGCGGCTTGTACAGCTACAATGCATTGATTTTAAATATAACAATAATAAAATTTATCCAGTATGGACGTAA